The following proteins are co-located in the Flectobacillus major DSM 103 genome:
- a CDS encoding xanthine dehydrogenase family protein molybdopterin-binding subunit, which translates to MSNVSVSSNRRDFLKISGKTTALLAIGFSLPWHNSEAAVMTKIDSNALALGLELNPYISISDEGVITLFNARPDMGQGTYQSLPLLLAEELEVDLSQVTIRNTDGQGKYGSQLSGGSSSIRTRWQPMRKAGAAVKEMLIKAASTKWNVPLSECYAEKAKVFHKPSGKSFTYGELVEEASKLEVPKEPKLKDPKDFKLLGKSVPRPEIPSKVNGTAIFGIDAQLPGMLYASIERSPTILGKVLSFDSTESLKVKGVKQVIKTERKMPHRAVEAVAVVADTYWAALKGRKALKVKWDAQGADKTSTDGYFENLRTLAKTEGVDYPEKRGDVRNAFAKASQKLEASYETPFLAHAPLEPENATVWVQGDKVEIWAPIQGPDGLIPQVAAYLNIKPENVKVNVPFMGGAFGRKAYYDYVMEALHISKQVKAPVKVIWTREDDMTQGPFRPAMLDRLEGALDEKGSLIAHHHQIVGASIQHQVFGSPLKNKADDWASETANFEDSPYDIDNRKLSFNLAETDIPIVWWRSVYSSTTAFGQESFMDELAHAAKIDPLAFRLEMLADAPRFSRVLQTLAKKAHYHQPLPANQAVGIAVARSFGTIVAHAITVSKQGKGVKIEKVVSVVDCGMTVNPDNVLAQTEGNIVMGLTAAIKNGITLKNGVTEQTNFHEYNVLRINEMPQTEIHIIESTEAPGGVGEPGLPPIAPALCNAIFNLTGKRLRTLPIDIDNIG; encoded by the coding sequence ATGTCAAATGTATCAGTGTCTTCTAATCGAAGAGATTTCTTGAAAATATCAGGTAAAACCACAGCCTTATTGGCTATTGGTTTTAGCCTTCCTTGGCATAATAGCGAAGCCGCTGTTATGACCAAAATAGACTCTAATGCCTTGGCTCTTGGGCTTGAACTAAATCCTTATATCTCTATTTCGGACGAAGGGGTAATTACATTATTCAATGCTCGTCCCGACATGGGGCAGGGTACTTATCAATCTTTGCCATTATTATTGGCCGAAGAATTGGAGGTAGATTTATCGCAGGTTACTATTCGCAATACCGATGGGCAAGGCAAATATGGGTCGCAATTGTCGGGTGGTTCGTCTTCTATCAGAACACGTTGGCAACCTATGCGTAAAGCAGGAGCAGCTGTAAAAGAAATGCTCATAAAAGCTGCCAGCACCAAGTGGAACGTACCCCTAAGCGAATGCTATGCCGAAAAAGCTAAAGTATTTCATAAGCCTTCGGGCAAATCGTTTACTTATGGCGAGTTGGTAGAAGAGGCTTCTAAATTAGAAGTTCCTAAAGAGCCAAAACTCAAAGACCCTAAAGATTTTAAATTATTAGGTAAGTCTGTTCCTCGTCCAGAAATACCATCTAAAGTAAATGGAACGGCTATTTTTGGCATAGATGCCCAATTACCAGGCATGTTATATGCCAGTATCGAGCGTTCGCCTACTATTCTGGGCAAAGTCCTTAGCTTTGATAGCACTGAGTCGCTCAAGGTAAAGGGTGTAAAACAGGTGATCAAAACTGAACGTAAAATGCCTCATCGTGCCGTAGAAGCCGTTGCGGTTGTAGCCGATACCTATTGGGCGGCTCTCAAAGGTAGAAAAGCCCTCAAAGTAAAGTGGGATGCACAGGGAGCCGATAAGACTTCGACAGATGGGTATTTTGAGAACCTCCGCACTTTGGCCAAAACCGAAGGAGTAGATTATCCAGAAAAACGAGGTGATGTTAGAAATGCCTTTGCCAAAGCAAGTCAAAAATTGGAGGCATCTTATGAAACCCCATTTTTGGCTCATGCCCCACTCGAACCCGAAAATGCCACTGTATGGGTACAGGGCGACAAAGTAGAAATTTGGGCACCTATTCAAGGCCCCGATGGCCTGATTCCGCAAGTGGCGGCTTACCTAAATATTAAGCCAGAAAATGTAAAAGTCAATGTGCCTTTTATGGGTGGTGCATTTGGCCGTAAGGCATACTATGATTATGTAATGGAAGCGTTGCATATTTCAAAACAAGTAAAAGCCCCTGTAAAGGTAATTTGGACACGTGAAGACGATATGACACAAGGGCCGTTCCGCCCTGCTATGTTAGATAGGCTAGAAGGTGCTTTAGACGAAAAAGGGTCTTTGATTGCACATCATCACCAAATTGTAGGAGCATCTATTCAGCACCAAGTATTTGGTAGTCCTCTCAAAAACAAGGCAGATGATTGGGCTAGTGAAACTGCTAATTTTGAAGATAGTCCGTACGATATAGATAATCGTAAATTGTCGTTCAACTTGGCCGAAACCGATATTCCTATTGTTTGGTGGCGTTCGGTTTATTCATCTACTACAGCATTTGGACAGGAGAGTTTTATGGACGAATTGGCTCATGCAGCCAAAATTGACCCATTAGCTTTTCGATTAGAAATGCTGGCCGATGCTCCTAGATTTTCGAGGGTGTTACAAACCTTGGCTAAAAAAGCTCATTATCATCAGCCACTTCCTGCCAATCAGGCAGTAGGTATTGCGGTAGCTCGTTCTTTTGGTACTATTGTGGCTCATGCTATTACGGTGTCTAAGCAAGGAAAAGGTGTGAAAATCGAAAAAGTGGTATCGGTAGTAGATTGCGGAATGACGGTAAACCCCGACAACGTATTGGCTCAGACAGAAGGAAATATTGTTATGGGGCTTACGGCGGCTATCAAAAATGGTATTACGCTCAAAAATGGTGTCACCGAGCAAACCAATTTCCACGAATACAATGTATTGCGTATCAATGAAATGCCACAAACCGAAATCCATATTATCGAGAGTACCGAAGCCCCAGGGGGTGTTGGCGAACCAGGCTTGCCTCCAATAGCACCTGCTTTGTGTAATGCCATATTTAACCTAACTGGTAAAAGGCTGAGAACATTGCCAATTGATATTGATAATATTGGCTAA
- a CDS encoding DUF5686 family protein: MFKITTKPLIVILSICCHVFAIKASHIDTTASLQIIEKAILLAPEHDKATANYSAEVIIQNQGTWNRIPSIWRGFLKKEGVEDSLVYQSESYANFQVDNNNSYLFEYKAVRNNYHAEPRADKYVNPNFYKAIVGPDAISPLSEKALYFYTFEYLGTGISGKTPVYRFKVTPKHHNDEKVFSGIIAISTQGYWLAEVDLAVRHYAIQYQIHVNYESVDGVYLPTNYKIDVSGKLMGFVGKYHYLAKVWNYKLGLNTPIVRPQENEFREVYNIQERNFEVQQFKQVMGTLATNLQNIWSDANIASGLKRYDKVVLTTEAKSRSEAWWGELKTNNEYQMFEPNLPISAIEKSSLPAQPDEYATYRQANLKFGVGSILFSRSYFWGNNERGFYPHEIYYKSPVLDFNFNTVEGFVQNTGALYRFRKARYDWFEIDPTWRYSYNLNKSSGTLKLRWKTQQDDFSVTAGKFVSQYNVDTPIAFDLNSLSTLLLKKNYVKIYEKEFINFSLQERISNAWAIRSSIEWARRYPLENSTNYYWINFQNNDYLPNAPDNKEIGATQFKTNDAFLVSFQVNYRPTLKKQYRNSIRMVDLSSSPLIIFKYRGGLSNILKTDMDFHTVELGITHNFPLSINTNFNYIAQVGTFFDSESMTFADFKHFNGNNNMISIGDVLTTHRLVGFYDNYVWGASKKFIDPFLYSTNGTYVDIMTMFGFRKFLISRLNIARKLALREEIFANYLYTANKHFNYAEFGYGIDGIARIFRLEFGYRLENGVFTKDGPVSSKLTPIIRISLNSRVRGGVTPEW; this comes from the coding sequence ATGTTTAAAATTACAACCAAGCCACTCATTGTTATATTATCTATATGCTGCCATGTTTTTGCTATAAAAGCCTCTCATATTGATACAACTGCTTCGTTACAAATTATTGAAAAGGCCATCCTATTAGCTCCCGAACACGATAAAGCTACAGCCAATTATTCGGCTGAGGTGATTATTCAAAACCAAGGAACGTGGAATCGCATACCCAGTATTTGGCGTGGCTTCTTGAAAAAAGAGGGTGTCGAAGATAGCCTTGTGTATCAATCTGAGTCGTATGCTAATTTTCAGGTAGATAATAATAATAGTTATCTATTTGAATATAAGGCTGTTCGAAATAATTATCATGCCGAGCCTCGTGCCGACAAATATGTCAATCCTAATTTTTATAAGGCCATTGTAGGACCCGATGCAATTTCGCCCCTTTCTGAAAAGGCTCTGTATTTTTATACTTTTGAGTACCTAGGTACAGGTATTTCGGGCAAAACGCCTGTGTATCGATTTAAGGTTACTCCTAAACATCATAACGACGAAAAGGTATTTTCGGGAATTATTGCCATTTCAACCCAAGGGTACTGGCTCGCCGAGGTTGATTTGGCTGTAAGGCATTATGCTATTCAATACCAAATCCATGTCAATTATGAATCGGTAGATGGGGTGTATTTGCCTACAAATTACAAAATTGATGTGAGTGGAAAGTTGATGGGATTTGTGGGGAAATACCATTATTTGGCCAAAGTATGGAATTATAAGCTAGGCCTGAATACGCCTATTGTACGCCCTCAGGAAAATGAATTTAGAGAAGTCTATAATATTCAAGAACGTAATTTTGAGGTACAACAATTTAAGCAGGTAATGGGTACACTGGCTACCAATCTCCAAAATATATGGAGCGATGCCAATATTGCATCGGGTCTGAAAAGATACGATAAAGTGGTATTAACAACTGAAGCCAAAAGCCGCTCGGAAGCATGGTGGGGCGAGCTAAAAACTAATAACGAGTATCAGATGTTTGAACCTAATTTGCCTATTTCAGCTATCGAGAAATCGTCTTTGCCTGCGCAACCCGACGAATATGCCACATACCGACAAGCTAATTTGAAGTTTGGGGTAGGTAGTATTCTTTTTAGCCGTTCATATTTTTGGGGAAATAACGAACGGGGCTTTTATCCTCACGAAATTTATTACAAATCACCTGTATTGGATTTTAACTTCAATACTGTAGAAGGTTTTGTACAAAATACAGGGGCTTTATACCGTTTTAGAAAAGCTCGTTATGACTGGTTTGAAATAGACCCTACATGGCGTTATTCGTACAACCTCAATAAATCGTCGGGTACATTGAAGTTGCGTTGGAAAACCCAACAAGATGATTTCAGTGTAACAGCAGGAAAGTTTGTGTCTCAGTACAATGTTGATACGCCTATTGCATTCGACCTCAACTCACTTTCTACGCTTCTTTTGAAAAAGAACTACGTAAAAATCTACGAAAAAGAGTTTATCAACTTTAGTTTACAAGAACGTATTTCTAATGCTTGGGCTATTCGCTCGTCGATAGAGTGGGCTAGGAGGTATCCGCTCGAAAACTCTACAAATTATTATTGGATAAACTTCCAGAATAACGATTATTTGCCAAATGCTCCTGATAACAAAGAAATAGGAGCAACGCAGTTTAAAACTAACGATGCCTTTTTGGTAAGTTTTCAGGTAAATTACCGCCCAACGCTTAAAAAGCAGTATCGCAATTCTATCAGAATGGTTGATTTGTCGTCGTCGCCATTAATTATTTTCAAATACCGTGGAGGTTTGAGTAATATTCTGAAAACCGATATGGATTTTCATACTGTCGAGCTTGGAATAACGCACAATTTCCCATTATCTATCAATACCAACTTTAACTACATTGCTCAAGTAGGAACATTCTTTGATTCTGAGTCGATGACCTTTGCCGATTTTAAACATTTCAACGGAAATAATAATATGATTTCGATTGGTGATGTACTTACTACACACCGCTTGGTAGGTTTTTACGACAACTATGTTTGGGGGGCTAGTAAAAAGTTTATCGACCCATTTTTGTATTCAACCAATGGTACTTATGTCGATATTATGACTATGTTTGGGTTCAGAAAGTTCTTGATTTCTCGATTGAATATCGCCCGAAAATTAGCTCTGAGAGAAGAGATTTTTGCCAATTATTTGTACACTGCCAACAAACACTTCAACTATGCTGAATTTGGTTATGGTATAGACGGCATTGCCCGAATCTTTAGGCTAGAGTTTGGGTATCGTCTCGAAAATGGTGTTTTTACCAAAGACGGCCCCGTTTCGTCAAAGCTAACCCCGATTATTCGTATATCGCTCAATTCAAGAGTGCGTGGAGGAGTAACACCTGAGTGGTAA
- a CDS encoding (2Fe-2S)-binding protein — translation MAKYNLTVNGKKYSVDADADTPLLWVIRDYVGLKGTKFGCGMALCGACTVHLDGQPIRSCSTPVSTVKATNKITTIEGISANTDHAVQQAWIEAQVPQCGYCQSGQIMSAVALLKTNANPSDEDIDVAMSGNICRCGTYPRIRKAIHRAADLMKEGGNSTGK, via the coding sequence ATGGCAAAGTATAATTTGACAGTTAATGGTAAAAAATATAGTGTAGATGCCGATGCCGATACACCGCTTTTATGGGTAATTCGTGATTATGTAGGCTTGAAGGGTACCAAGTTTGGCTGTGGAATGGCTTTGTGTGGAGCTTGTACTGTACACCTCGACGGCCAGCCTATTCGTTCTTGCTCAACGCCAGTGTCGACAGTAAAAGCAACTAACAAAATCACAACTATTGAAGGTATTTCGGCCAATACCGACCACGCCGTTCAACAAGCTTGGATTGAAGCTCAAGTTCCTCAATGTGGCTATTGCCAGTCAGGGCAAATTATGTCGGCGGTAGCATTATTAAAAACCAACGCCAATCCATCCGACGAAGATATTGACGTTGCTATGTCGGGCAATATTTGCCGTTGTGGTACATACCCACGCATCCGCAAGGCGATTCACCGTGCTGCTGATTTGATGAAAGAAGGAGGAAACTCTACTGGTAAATAG